Proteins encoded together in one Myxocyprinus asiaticus isolate MX2 ecotype Aquarium Trade chromosome 21, UBuf_Myxa_2, whole genome shotgun sequence window:
- the LOC127412349 gene encoding homeobox protein EMX2-like isoform X1 — protein sequence MFQPTPKRCFTIESLVAKDNPLPASRSEEPIRPAALSYANSSQMNPFLNGFHSNGRGVYSNPDLVFAEAVSHPPNSAVPVHSVPPPHALAAHPLSSSHSPHPLFASQQRDPSTFYPWLIHRYRYLGHRFQGNETSPESFLLHNALARKPKRIRTAFSPSQLLRLEHAFEKNHYVVGAERKQLAHSLSLTETQVKVWFQNRRTKFKRQKLEEEGSDSQQKKKGTHHINRWRMATKQGSPEEIDVTSDD from the exons ATGTTTCAACCCACACCGAAGAGGTGTTTTACCATTGAGTCTTTGGTAGCGAAGGATAATCCTTTGCCAGCGTCGAGATCCGAAGAGCCCATACGACCGGCGGCTCTCAGCTATGCAAACTCAAGCCAGATGAACCCATTTTTAAACGGCTTTCATTCCAATGGCAGGGGCGTCTACTCAAACCCGGACTTGGTGTTCGCTGAAGCTGTTTCACATCCTCCAAACTCCGCTGTCCCAGTCCATTCAGTACCTCCTCCTCATGCTCTGGCTGCTCACCCACTGTCGTCCTCGCACAGTCCTCACCCTCTTTTCGCAAGCCAGCAAAGGGACCCTTCAACTTTTTATCCGTGGTTGATACATAGATATAGATACTTGGGACACCGATTTCAAG GAAACGAAACGAGTCCTGAAAGCTTCCTATTGCACAATGCACTGGCAAGAAAGCCCAAAAGGATTCGGACAGCTTTTTCACCATCACAGCTACTCCGGCTTGAACATGCTTTCGAAAAAAATCATTACGTCGTCGGTGCGGAACGAAAACAGCTCGCTCACAGCCTTAGCCTCACAGAAACTCAG GTAAAAGTTTGGTTTCAGAATCGAAGGACGAAGTTTAAGCGTCAGAAACTGGAGGAGGAAGGGTCGGATTCAcaacagaaaaagaaaggaaCTCATCACATAAACCGATGGAGAATGGCCACAAAACAAGGAAGCCCAGAGGAAATTGACGTCACCTCAGACGATTAA
- the LOC127412349 gene encoding homeobox protein EMX2-like isoform X2, protein MFQPTPKRCFTIESLVAKDNPLPASRSEEPIRPAALSYANSSQMNPFLNGFHSNGRGVYSNPDLVFAEAVSHPPNSAVPVHSVPPPHALAAHPLSSSHSPHPLFASQQRDPSTFYPWLIHRYRYLGHRFQGKSLVSESKDEV, encoded by the exons ATGTTTCAACCCACACCGAAGAGGTGTTTTACCATTGAGTCTTTGGTAGCGAAGGATAATCCTTTGCCAGCGTCGAGATCCGAAGAGCCCATACGACCGGCGGCTCTCAGCTATGCAAACTCAAGCCAGATGAACCCATTTTTAAACGGCTTTCATTCCAATGGCAGGGGCGTCTACTCAAACCCGGACTTGGTGTTCGCTGAAGCTGTTTCACATCCTCCAAACTCCGCTGTCCCAGTCCATTCAGTACCTCCTCCTCATGCTCTGGCTGCTCACCCACTGTCGTCCTCGCACAGTCCTCACCCTCTTTTCGCAAGCCAGCAAAGGGACCCTTCAACTTTTTATCCGTGGTTGATACATAGATATAGATACTTGGGACACCGATTTCAAG GTAAAAGTTTGGTTTCAGAATCGAAGGACGAAGTTTAA